AATAAATTAAAACTTATTGCCCGCTGTAAGTCTTAAGGGCTGTTTCCCAGGAATTCTCTCTGGGAATCATTTTACGGCACCCGGTCCTAACTCCAGGGAAAAGTTTTAGAGCAGGGCGGGACGAGAAAAAACTTCAATCTTACTCTCCCTTTCCTTTACTCTTTCTATTTTTACTCTTTTCTGCCTATATTCACGATTCTCTGCACATTTCCGTGATTTTTATGTTCGTGATTATGTTCGTGATTATGTTCATGTACGGCTTTGTGCACCTTGATTCTCCTTTTTTCAAAGGTGTCCTTCACAGAGCTGTTTACAGCATCTTTCAGGGATTCTTTGTCAACATTCGAGACTGCAGAGAGAATCTTGAATGTCGGAACAGCTCCTTCTTTTGACCTGATGATATCTTCCTGAGGCTCTTCATAATAGATTGTAATACTCTGTTTTACGGTTTCAAGTCCGTTGTCAAGGAAGAGTTTTATGTGTCCTACAAACTCGGGATTTAATTTCAGAACCTTTATCTTTATTGCATTCATCAATTCGGTTGTGAGCTCTCTGGCTGCTTCCGTGCTCAGGTTTTCTCCGCCTTTAATTGCAAATTCTGCAGAGTAACTGCCAACTCCTGAGGCTTTAATGGAATCTTCAGTCTCCTGAGGCTCGGAAAGTCTGGACGCTTCTCCTGTAGCAACGGTTGCCTGGACTTTTTCCGAAACTTCTTTGATATCGGGGAGAACTTCATGCATGAAATTTTCAAATCTTTCGCCTGTATCCTTTCCTGAAAGCAAAACCACTTTTGCTTTAGGATTCAACTGCTGAACCGAAGCTTCGAGGATAGGTATTCTGATAGGTTCGATCAGATCGACCTTATTTATTCCCAGAATCTCGGCATCAATAATCTGCCTCATGGCAAATTCTTTTACCTCTTTCATCAGGTGTTTGAAACGGCTGCCGTCAATAAGGGTTACAAGGGGAGCAATTTTCACTTCTTCGCCGAGGTTCATAAGCTCTACTTCGTTTTTGATAATCTGCGGGAAAGCAATTCCTGTGGGCTCGATCATTATGATATCGGGCTTGTATTCTTTTACAAGGAGATTCATTGTTGTCCTCAGCCCTACTTTCAGGGAGCAGCAGATACATCCGCTTGTAATTTCCTTGGTATCGAACCCGAACCTTTTTATTACATCCCCGTCAATCCCTATCTCTCCGATCTCGTTTACGATAATCGCAACTTTTTTCCCTTTCTCTGCAAGGAATTTACCCATATTGATAATGGTGGTTGTCTTTCCGCTTCCCAGGAAACCTCCAACAACAATGACTTCCACTTTTTTTCCTCCGTTTTCTGCAGCTTTCTGTTTATTGTCCCTTTATTTTTTCTATTTTTCATAAAAAGTAGTAAAGTCCTGTCTTTAATACAGGGTGTATAAGTGTCAACTTTTCTATTTCAAAGTATATTTCTCTATCTCTATATCGCTCTCTATAAAAGTACTTGCAGATAAAAAAAGGTGATCTTCATGTTAAGACGGCATAGATCAAATTGAATCCTGCAAGCGATCAAAAATATTGTTAAAAAGAACCTTCAGTTGCAAGCATATAGGTGCAGGTATTCGGTGTGACTGTATTAGTGTATAAAAGCATAAAAAATACATAAAAGCACAAAACATCCAAGCATATTATAAATTCACTCATTAGTCTTAGATATATGGTGGTTCCACATCAAGGGTCTGGAGGAAGCCTGAATATGGAAACCACCTGTGTTTTTGGAAGTTAAAATATTAAAATACATCAGGTTTCACATACTTGATGAGCAAAGAAGTATCCTTCAAGCCAATCTTTTTTATTTTACTTTATGCAGCTTCTGATGCTCATATTTTTCGTGCGCATGCTGCTCACAATGGTCAAATACGTGGTAGCCATGGTCATGATCCTCATCGTGTTCATGTTCTGCATGGCTGTGTCCCTTTCTGTGGTCATGTTTATGGTGGTGATGGTCATGCTCGTGGTGGTCATCTTCATCATGATCATGATGATGACCATGCTCGTGATCATGATCATGACTGTGTTTGACCTGATGAATCTCTATTCCCATTCTTTCTAATGTTTCCTGCACTGAACTGTTAACTGCATTTTTAAGTACTTCTTTTTCAACTTTTGAAACTGCTGAAAGAACTTTAAATGTCGGGGTAGCTCCGTCGTTTGATTTGAAAATGTCTTCTTGTGGCTCTTCGTAATATATTGTAATGCTCTGTTTCACTGTTTCTGATCCGTTATCGAGGAAGAGTTTGATATGCCCTAAGAATTCTGGATTAAGTTTAAGAGCCTTTTCTTTTATCTTATTCATTATTTCAGTTGTAATGGCTCTTGCAGTTTCCTTACTTAGAGCACAGCCGTCTTTTAAGGAATATTCTACGGAATAACTGCCAACGGTATGCTTGAAAGAATCGCCATGATTATATGGGATTTCTGAGGAATTATCTTCAGAACTGTCAGTTCCAGAGGCACCGATTGAGTTTTCAAACTCCTGCCGTGCAGATTCAGGCTCTTTCTCGACCTCCTTTGTTTTCTTAGGAATGTCCTTTACTCCCGGAAGAACTAACTGCATGAAGCTTTCAAACCTTTCTCCGGTGTCTTTCCCTGAAAGTAAGACAATTTTGGCTGCTGGATTAAGTTGCTGGACCGAAACTTCAAGAATAGGGATCTGAAGTGAGTCTATAAGGTCCACCTTGTTTATTCCCAGGATCTCAGCATCTATGATCTGCCTCATGGCAAAATCTTTTACCTCTTTCATCAGGTGTTTGAAGCGGCTTCCATCTATCAGAGTTACCAGAGGGGCAACTTTAACTTCCTCCCCAAGGTTCATTAGCTTGAATTCGTTTTTAATGGAATTCGGAAACGCAATCCCTGTGGGTTCGATCATCAGGATATCAGGCTTATACTCCCTCATGAGAGTATCGACTGTTGCCCTCAACCCCATTTTCAGGGTACAGCATATGCATCCGCTTGTGATTTCTTTGGTATCGAACCCGAATTTCTTTATTATATCTCCATCAATCCCTATTTCTCCTATCTCATTAACAATGATAGCGACTTTTTTTCCTTTTTCTGCCAGGTATTTTCCCATATTGATAACTGTCGTGGTCTTCCCGCTTCCCAGGAAACCACCAATAACAATCACGTCCATTTTTTTGTCCTCGTTTTCTTCCATTTTTCTTTTTTATGTCTTTGTTCACGCAGGCCTAAATCTCCAGAGCTTTTTAGCCGGAAAATTTAAACTTTAACCTTTCTATCTTCATAGTATATTTTTGTATCTATAATTTGGTATATATAAAATATTTTTTAATGCCTTATATATCTCTTTTTTAATTTTATACTTTAATTTTTGGTATATATCTAAAATTTTGCTCGTTAATTCAGATCTTTTATATTCT
The genomic region above belongs to Methanosarcina horonobensis HB-1 = JCM 15518 and contains:
- a CDS encoding GTP-binding protein, producing MEENEDKKMDVIVIGGFLGSGKTTTVINMGKYLAEKGKKVAIIVNEIGEIGIDGDIIKKFGFDTKEITSGCICCTLKMGLRATVDTLMREYKPDILMIEPTGIAFPNSIKNEFKLMNLGEEVKVAPLVTLIDGSRFKHLMKEVKDFAMRQIIDAEILGINKVDLIDSLQIPILEVSVQQLNPAAKIVLLSGKDTGERFESFMQLVLPGVKDIPKKTKEVEKEPESARQEFENSIGASGTDSSEDNSSEIPYNHGDSFKHTVGSYSVEYSLKDGCALSKETARAITTEIMNKIKEKALKLNPEFLGHIKLFLDNGSETVKQSITIYYEEPQEDIFKSNDGATPTFKVLSAVSKVEKEVLKNAVNSSVQETLERMGIEIHQVKHSHDHDHEHGHHHDHDEDDHHEHDHHHHKHDHRKGHSHAEHEHDEDHDHGYHVFDHCEQHAHEKYEHQKLHKVK
- a CDS encoding GTP-binding protein, which gives rise to MEVIVVGGFLGSGKTTTIINMGKFLAEKGKKVAIIVNEIGEIGIDGDVIKRFGFDTKEITSGCICCSLKVGLRTTMNLLVKEYKPDIIMIEPTGIAFPQIIKNEVELMNLGEEVKIAPLVTLIDGSRFKHLMKEVKEFAMRQIIDAEILGINKVDLIEPIRIPILEASVQQLNPKAKVVLLSGKDTGERFENFMHEVLPDIKEVSEKVQATVATGEASRLSEPQETEDSIKASGVGSYSAEFAIKGGENLSTEAARELTTELMNAIKIKVLKLNPEFVGHIKLFLDNGLETVKQSITIYYEEPQEDIIRSKEGAVPTFKILSAVSNVDKESLKDAVNSSVKDTFEKRRIKVHKAVHEHNHEHNHEHKNHGNVQRIVNIGRKE